One window of Hippoglossus stenolepis isolate QCI-W04-F060 chromosome 1, HSTE1.2, whole genome shotgun sequence genomic DNA carries:
- the marchf7 gene encoding E3 ubiquitin-protein ligase MARCH7 produces MDSRSHRLPFCLSSSRSSYASSPAVSSSSLGSSRLYSRESTLNSDRFPRASSSYKADLDQQNARLLSSTRDYSGSDSRSTSWKLPTSLTSSSRAYERPWTESSLSSRSKLSDSGIRSGLLNASDDGDSKRAKLSYSNRGLYSRTSSTSVTGSTYSSSGLSSGRGLGEKHNDPLDSSWSSCRLLSLSSSSSSKPLLTRREQEAKYEPSLSSLGERRMRTPGVGSSLYQTDRVASTYAQGARPKETAYSSSSSSSSAARPSSLNYHLPPPTSHRSSPPVRDLNSRTTGRFSSGSSTLGSSTLRSSQEQTRTSDSSSDISSSYSSRTRWYPTPLVRPEATLPPRPAPEGVEPESRSSTRRLLSRLFSRRSSQESSSGSSSVRSLDDDSPSTGGESVDGDEGTRMSSVDPDAGGSETTLGGLRTRRADLAPIRESNSDGYRSSPAGSRMPLWREPGVGSSSNTTTTTSSGGGSGSSWLSSSFRGRCPPLLSRLRRHVRDDSAQPAAEESYSRPQHLLRRWDNVEHKATQEDDDDGDDDDDDDDDDEDEESEEEGAVGLDAFGAGHPCRLEDETLPDLEDGPVVFPSRRRVALYENISASLSQLRGVENQLEEPKEKPTSGRDQEKLQKIKERLLMESDEEEGDLCRICQMCEESASNPLIQPCRCTGSLQYVHQECIKRWLRSKIGSGTNLEAITTCELCKQKLRLNIDNFNIQELYRTHVQSEYDEFISSGLYLVVLLHFCEQRFSDVLGAVDAAGLFNLVRILHEHMDNLESPHGESDGEVHDNRPSIEFSDLDDDLEEDY; encoded by the exons ATGGACTCCAGGTCGCACCGGCTTCCGTTTTGCCTGTCCAGCTCCAGGTCGTCCTACGCGTCCAGTCCAGCGGTCTCCTCCTCGTCCCTGGGCTCCAGTAGACTGTACAGTCGGGAATCGACGCTGAACAGTGACCGCTTCCCGAGGGCTTCATCATCTTATAAAGCAGATCTGGACCAACAG AATGCTCGTCTCCTGAGCTCCACCAGAGACTACAGCGGCTCCGACAGTCGCTCCACCAGCTGGAAGTTACCCACCTCTCTGACGTCCTCCAGCAGGGCTTATGAGCGCCCGTGGACTGAGTCCTCTCTGAGCAGCAGGAGTAAACTG AGTGATTCTGGGATCCGCTCAGGCCTGTTGAATGCCAGTGACGATGGTGATTCTAAAAGAGCCAAACTCTCGTACAGCAACAGAGGACTGTACTCGAGAACGTCCAGCACCTCAGTTACTGGATCCACCTATTCCAGCAGTGGGCTTAGCAGTGGCAGAG GTTTAGGTGAAAAACACAACGACCCGTTAGATTCATCGTGGAGCTCATGTCGTTTGCTCTCGCTGTCGTCGTCTTCCTCCTCGAAGCCGTTGTTGAccaggagagagcaggaggcaAAGTATGAGCCCAGTCTCTCAAGTTTAGGGGAAAGAAGAATGCGGACTCCTGGAGTGGGGTCCTCACTGT ATCAGACAGACAGGGTGGCCTCCACATATGCACAGGGAGCCCGGCCTAAAGAGACtgcctactcctcctcctcttcttcctcttctgctgccAGACCAAGCTCCCTAAATTACCAcctcccaccccccacctcccacCGTTCTTCCCCTCCGGTGCGTGACCTGAACAGCAGAACCACAGGCCGTTTCTCGAGCGGCTCATCCACCCTCGGCTCATCCACCCTCCGCTCATCTCAGGAACAAACAAGAACTTCTGATTCCTCCTCAGATATCTCCTCGTCTTACTCCTCTCGAACCCGATGGTACCCCACCCCCCTGGTCAGACCAGAGGCCACGCTCCCTCCAAGGCCGGCCCCCGAAGGTGTTGAGCCAGAGAGCCGCTCCTCCACACGACGCCTCCTGTCCCGTCTATTTTCCCGCCGCTCCAGCCAAGAGTCTTCTAGTGGATCTTCCAGTGTTCGCTCCCTTGACGATGACAGTCCATCAACCGGAGGAGAGTCCGTGGACGGTGACGAGGGAACCAGGATGTCCAGTGTGGACCCTGACGCTGGAGGCTCAGAGACGACCTTGGGCGGCCTCAGGACTCGTAGAGCAGACCTCGCACCTATCCGGGAAAGCAACAGCGATGGTTATCGTAGCAGCCCGGCAGGCTCCAGAATGCCATTGTGGAGAGAGCCTGGTGTTGGCAGTAGTAGTaataccaccaccaccaccagcagcgGTGGAGGCAGCGGCTCCTCCTggctttcctcctctttccgtGGCCGCTGCCCCCCCCTGCTCTCCCGGCTCAGACGACACGTGAGGGACGACAGTGCCCAGCCGGCTGCAGAAGAAAGCTACAGCCGTCCACAGCATTTACTGAGGAGGTGGGACAACGTTGAACATAAAGCGACacaggaagatgatgatgatggtgatgatgacgacgacgacgatgatgatgatgaggacgaggagagtgaagaggaaggagcagTTGGTTTAGACGCCTTTGGAGCAGGTCATCCCTGCCGACTCGAGGATGAAACGTTACCTGATCTCGAAGATGGTCCAGTTGTGTTTCCGTCACGTCGCAGAGTCGCTctgtatgaaaacatttcagCTTCTCTGAGTCAGTTGAGGGGTGTTGAAAACCAGCTGGAGGAGCCGAAGGAGAAACCCACCTCCGGTAGGGATCAGGAGAAGCTGCAAAAGATCAAGGAGAG GCTGCTTATGGAgtctgatgaggaggagggcgaCCTGTGCCGAATCTGCCAGATGTGCGAGGAATCGGCCTCCAACCCTTTGATTCAGCCTTGCCGCTGCACAGGCAGTCTGCAGTATGTCCACCAGGAATGCATCAAGAGGTGGCTCCGCTCCAAAATTGGCTCAG GCACAAACCTGGAGGCCATCACAACCTGTGAACTCTGCAAGCAGAAGCTGCGCCTGAACATAGACAACTTCAACATTCAGGAGTTGTACAGGACCCACGTGCAA TCAGAATATGACGAGTTCATCAGCAGTGGTCTCTAtctggtggtgctgctgcattTCTGTGAACAGAGGTTCTCGGATGTCCTGGGAGCTGTTGACGCAGCAGGG TTATTCAACCTGGTGAGAATCCTTCACGAACACATGGACAATCTTGAAA GTCCTCATGGAGAAAGTGACGGGGAGGTGCACGACAACCGGCCGTCTATCGAGTTTTCTGACCTGGACGACGATCTCGAAGAGGATTATTAA